Sequence from the Cryptococcus neoformans var. grubii H99 chromosome 3, complete sequence genome:
ctccatcgGGCCCTTCCACGCCTTCTGCAGCTCAATTCCTCGCCTCTGGTGGACTGTCTCACGGCGCTCAACCTGCTCCTCAGCCACAACAAGGTGGCAACCGGGCCCCAATCCTAGAGTTTAACCACGCCATCACCTTTGTCAACAAGATCAAGACTAGGTTCAACAACGACCCCGAAACCTACAAGCAGTTCTTGGAAATCCTTCAAACATATCAGCGTGACACGCGGGACATTGCAGAGGTATATGAGCAAGTTACCAAGCTCTTCACCAATGCTCCCGATCTGCTTGATGAATTCAAGCAATTCTTGCCCGAGAATGGTACAGGCGGTCTGGGTATGCTTTCCGGCTCTTTCATGCAAGCTGCCGGCGCCGCGCCTGCCGTTCCCGAAAAGGTCGCAGGCCAAAAGAGGGGTGTCGCCAAGGAAGGTAAAGAGATGGGACAAAAGAAGCGAAGGACGGCTGCTTCGGGTGTCGAGCCAGCTACAAAAGCCACTCAGGGCAAACGCGCTCGTGCTGGCCAGAGGGAGAGTCCTATCGAAGACGTCGAGCCTGGACTCTCCGTCCTCACGCCTCAACAACAAACTCTTGCATCCCCCGACGAAGTCGCGTTCTTTGACAAGGTCAAGAAATTCATTGACGACAAGGTGGTCTATCACGAGttcctcaagctcatcaacCTCTTTGTGCAGGACATGATTGATACCAAGACCTTGCTCGACAGGGCACAGCTATTTATCGGGGATGCTCCCGAGGTTTGGGCAACGTTCCAGAGGGTGGTGGGTGTTGATAGCGAGGGTAGGATCCCGCCTAACCCTGCTTCCATCCAGGGTGGCTACGGGTTTGGTGGAATGATTGGCATTGATAAtttgatggtggagaaCACCCCAATGTTGGACAGGGTCAAGCCTGATATGAACTTGGCGAGCGCCAACCAGGTTGGGCCGAGTTACCGCCAGCTGCCACGATCCGTAAGTCATATCTATATAcgatcttttcttttttttttttgtgtGCGTGCTATCATGGCGGGATCACTGACGTCGAATCGGAAATAGGAAATCAACCTTCAATGTACTGGTCGAGATGCCATGTGTTGGGAGGTGCTCAATGATGAGTGGGTCGCTCACCCAACTTGGAACGCCGAGGACGTGGCACCGTTTGTCTCTCACCGTAAGAATCAATTCGAAGACAACCTCCACAAGTCTGAGGAAGAGCGCCACGAGTATGATTACCACATTGAAGCCAACCTGCGCACCATCGCTCTGCTTGAGCCCTTGAATAACAAGATCCAGACCATGGAGCCCGAAGAGAGGGCAAATTTCAATCTCAAGGCTGGTCTTGGTGGGCAAAGTAAATCCATCTACCAGAGAATTATCAAAAAAGTGTATGGTAAAGAGCTTGGGCCGGACGTCATTCGCGCTCTGCACGACAACCCAGTTGTTGCTTTGCCCATTGTCCTTGAACGTCTAAAGgccaaggatgaagaatggaaacGCGCCCAGCGCGAGTGGAACCGACTGTGGCGAGAGCAAGATGCCAAAAACTTTTACAAAGCTCTTGATTACCAGCACTCGGGTACGAAAGCCACCGACAAGAAAAAAGTTGCGCCTGCCAAGACCCTCATCAATGAGATTGAGGCACGCAAGGCGGAGCAGCTGAACCAGCGTTCGGCACTTGTTGATTTCCGTGTATGGAGGGCCAAGCCGCAGATGGAGTTTGAGTTTACGGATATGGATGTGCTCAAGGATTCGATGAAGCTTATCATCAGTTACCTCGACAGGATGCAAAGCAACTCGCTTTCATCTGCCGATCAAGTCAAGGTGGAGCATTTCCTCCGCGACTTTGTGCCTATCCTTTTCATGCTCGACAAGGACGAGTTTGACGCCGAGTTTGGGGATGGCGGGGAGCCCAACAAGACGCCAGAAGAGGAATCTGAAGATTCTGAcggggatgaggagagCGGTAGCGTGGCAGATGACGCAGAGGTTTCCAGTAATGCTGGGGGAGGTAGTGCCAGGGGCGGCAAGGGTGAAAAGAGACACGCCGCAGACTTGCGTAAGAGATTGCTCAAGCAAGCTGCGGGGGATAATGTCAGCCGAGAGTTATCGGTGACCACTACCGGCCCTACTGAGGATGGCCAGCTGCAACCATCTACCGAGCCTCTTTCCGGTGAGGTCACTCCACTGACAGAGAATGGCGAGCGCGCGGATACCCCCTTGCCCGTTCCTGCCGATCCCGAGGAAGTGGCGGAAGCGGTTGAAAAGGATAAAGCCGGAGCAGAGGCCAGCGAGCAGACGTGGGTCAAGATTGACGGTGTGGCGACAGAAAGTCAGCCCCTGTCGGGGAGAAGTTCAGTCaatggagagaaagaaaaggaacaAAGTGTCAAAGCAAAGAGAAAAGGCAACTTTTTCGCCAACAGCCATTTCTATGTCCTCTCGCGGTATATTCAGGTGTGTATCGGTTTTGGTCCCAGATGtataaaaaaaagggggtTTTTGATGGCTAATTTCGAAATTCCAAGATGCTTTACTCTCGCCTCATGACTTGCAAGACTATCGCGTCCAAACTCGCAAACGAGAACCGGCGTCCCGTCAACCCCCTCGCTCTCAAGCTCGGTCTCGTCGACCCTGTGACACAGTATTTCGGTATTCTTCAAGGCGATAACCCTGCGGAGCATTACTACTCTCATCTGTTGAGCTTGTTGGAGAGGTATTTCGACAATGAGATTGAGTTTGGAGCGTTTGAGGATGCGTTGAGATTGATGTTCACAAAcgaagcttacctgatGTTTAACTTGGACAAGGTGATTGGTGGTATTGTGAGACAGGTGAGTTTTCATCATATTTTCCGTCAGTTCACCAGGCCCAAAAAAAGTTTGCTGATTTGAAAAATTCAGATTCAAACGATTGTTGGAGACCTCAAGTCGCAA
This genomic interval carries:
- a CDS encoding paired amphipathic helix protein Sin3a, which translates into the protein MKEFKGQVIDTPGVIDRVSTLFRGHPSLIQGFNTFLPPGYRIECFGGEGDASGLITVTTPAGTVSQIPGNFAAAIDQREREAREGIQASAAEATARDSRAGSSAPYPSATSQGGAPAQPLPPLNALPSHIPSGPPPFQGTSHTGRQATAPPPARQAPANQGPGTLPLPPHAQHPLPPSGPSTPSAAQFLASGGLSHGAQPAPQPQQGGNRAPILEFNHAITFVNKIKTRFNNDPETYKQFLEILQTYQRDTRDIAEVYEQVTKLFTNAPDLLDEFKQFLPENGTGGLGMLSGSFMQAAGAAPAVPEKVAGQKRGVAKEGKEMGQKKRRTAASGVEPATKATQGKRARAGQRESPIEDVEPGLSVLTPQQQTLASPDEVAFFDKVKKFIDDKVVYHEFLKLINLFVQDMIDTKTLLDRAQLFIGDAPEVWATFQRVVGVDSEGRIPPNPASIQGGYGFGGMIGIDNLMVENTPMLDRVKPDMNLASANQVGPSYRQLPRSEINLQCTGRDAMCWEVLNDEWVAHPTWNAEDVAPFVSHRKNQFEDNLHKSEEERHEYDYHIEANLRTIALLEPLNNKIQTMEPEERANFNLKAGLGGQSKSIYQRIIKKVYGKELGPDVIRALHDNPVVALPIVLERLKAKDEEWKRAQREWNRLWREQDAKNFYKALDYQHSGTKATDKKKVAPAKTLINEIEARKAEQLNQRSALVDFRVWRAKPQMEFEFTDMDVLKDSMKLIISYLDRMQSNSLSSADQVKVEHFLRDFVPILFMLDKDEFDAEFGDGGEPNKTPEEESEDSDGDEESGSVADDAEVSSNAGGGSARGGKGEKRHAADLRKRLLKQAAGDNVSRELSVTTTGPTEDGQLQPSTEPLSGEVTPLTENGERADTPLPVPADPEEVAEAVEKDKAGAEASEQTWVKIDGVATESQPLSGRSSVNGEKEKEQSVKAKRKGNFFANSHFYVLSRYIQMLYSRLMTCKTIASKLANENRRPVNPLALKLGLVDPVTQYFGILQGDNPAEHYYSHLLSLLERYFDNEIEFGAFEDALRLMFTNEAYLMFNLDKVIGGIVRQIQTIVGDLKSQELFALLQRDRANARTSTKNQIAYRMQAEGVLGGNENLYKIEWLPGKETLTIQLLSEDDRSVDDAETTQERWAQYIESFALTHPTEGLLKRVDSPFLRRNITKIHSREEELSASAGPSSSAKNNVEAKDGLEIKIALGNYRMFFTPGTEDYFHRAYKHEERVKPRSRKAVDAPAPAPESAPASAPESAPASAPESAPAPAPAPAPAPAPAAEVQENGGESADAGAGAGADANTNADAGVESSTVVPEPPVATTAE